One part of the Aurantibacillus circumpalustris genome encodes these proteins:
- a CDS encoding T9SS type B sorting domain-containing protein, with protein sequence MKQFLFFIIVLLAYKGNLFSQNSACATASPFCTGQTMNFPATTGVPNSQVGPNYGCLGSQPNPAWYFMQMANTGSMSISMAAASDIDFICWGPFSSLSGACNSLTSGNIQSCSYSGSPTETCTIANAIAGQFYLLLITNFSNQVQNITFNQNNAGTSGAATTNCGFVCVVSGTTSGIVCSGQSVTVSLGPNTSTSVNTYTWVGPNSFSSTSSSNIFNNVQNSATYTVIGTSNATLNNIPYSGTCQAAVTVSVIQQPSFSITQSTTNICQGGNFSAGVSFSPAVNPANYLYSWSNSSGAGPWQMSWPFLPPLLPTTTTLATIIYSVTVAPSNTAVNCPVTQTLGIVINNPLTPTITAPPNLCNTFAPIQLMAAPGGGTWSANPAVGIAGTFTPSIASIGTSSVTYMVGVGNCIVTKSETVSVSKFYSPALSSGVSTLCVQDPLFNLMNIPQFTVSGSWAGPQVDSLNRFSPFGLPTGTYGLTYNTRSLPNYTVCPASTVLIVPVFNPPVPVITSINPRCTNSGTIALTANPPNGVWSGVSGISPTGIQTPSANPIGTNTVIYTAGLGTCVVSSSKIFHVSQFNTAALTGTVPHLCVTGAPVNLMSIVQSTTGAWTAVAPTPSISVGSNFFNPVGLATAIYTVLYTNPSSPNPTLCVDASSIQISVLNPAVPNIGIAGPFCSTQDPVQLTVSPAIGHWVASYFLSANGTFSPALSPVGNNTVQYVIGTNTCNVIQSRIISTEAFVTAKITGSLGPQCTTGQPTNLLPLALSNSGTWIGPGISGTSFNPGLSGAGQFTVTYNTSSIPSGLCPDKSILSVEVFSLATPVITKVDPLCNNSLPIKLNVNPVGGFFGGGMIGAISNSGVFNPAIAGIGDNIISYSISSGPCIAFTQAHIEVDKFVPADFEKYAETYYCSNRAPFNLNSLVQNPGGAWYSNSPGWDGGIMFDPFKAYEGSNTFTYQTHSAVYHLLCPDAKTVSIQVKNIPPVTASSSKTIGCLPLDVILTSPQNGEAIIGYWSINDGTDSQEGFTTNHVFTSAGSYTPVYTYIDTQAKGCSTQVILSPIEVYESPKADFIFPPDEITIANPEVQFTNTSSSLRDNKYTWTVQGLNQRYELNPLIYFPQIGNYKVTLTATSVHNCKNEITKYIEVKNDFAVYIPNSFTPNYDGLNDKFKPVFSLYGLDTKKYRFEIFDRWGHLLFSTTDANTGWDGTIQNKGEDPLKEDTYIYKLSFKDLEGRIYDKFGNVTLLK encoded by the coding sequence ATGAAACAATTTCTTTTTTTTATAATTGTACTGCTTGCTTACAAAGGAAATTTGTTTTCTCAAAATAGTGCGTGCGCTACTGCTTCTCCTTTTTGTACAGGTCAAACTATGAATTTCCCTGCAACTACAGGAGTGCCAAATTCTCAGGTAGGACCCAATTATGGATGTCTTGGTTCACAACCTAATCCTGCTTGGTATTTTATGCAGATGGCGAATACAGGTTCAATGTCAATTTCAATGGCTGCTGCAAGTGATATTGATTTTATTTGTTGGGGACCGTTTTCGAGTTTATCAGGCGCTTGCAATAGTTTAACAAGTGGAAATATTCAATCATGCAGTTATTCTGGTTCACCAACAGAAACGTGTACAATTGCAAATGCGATTGCAGGGCAATTTTATCTTTTATTGATTACAAACTTTTCAAATCAAGTACAAAACATAACCTTTAATCAAAATAATGCTGGTACGTCGGGAGCTGCTACCACCAATTGTGGTTTTGTATGCGTCGTTTCAGGTACAACTTCAGGCATTGTTTGTTCTGGGCAATCTGTAACGGTTTCTCTTGGGCCAAACACAAGTACGTCAGTAAATACTTATACCTGGGTGGGTCCAAACTCTTTTAGCTCCACTTCCTCAAGTAATATTTTTAATAACGTGCAAAATTCAGCAACTTATACTGTAATTGGCACGAGTAATGCTACGTTAAATAATATTCCGTATTCTGGAACTTGTCAAGCTGCTGTTACTGTTAGCGTAATCCAGCAACCTTCCTTTAGTATTACTCAAAGCACCACCAATATTTGTCAAGGGGGTAATTTTTCAGCTGGTGTATCTTTTAGCCCTGCTGTTAATCCTGCAAATTATTTGTATAGTTGGTCCAATTCCTCTGGTGCCGGACCTTGGCAGATGTCATGGCCTTTCCTTCCACCACTTCTTCCAACTACTACAACATTAGCAACTATAATATACAGCGTTACAGTAGCTCCTTCAAACACCGCAGTAAACTGCCCGGTAACGCAAACATTAGGTATTGTGATCAATAACCCTTTAACGCCTACAATTACAGCACCACCGAATCTTTGTAACACCTTTGCTCCTATACAATTAATGGCAGCTCCCGGAGGTGGCACTTGGAGCGCAAATCCTGCTGTAGGCATTGCGGGCACGTTCACTCCTTCAATTGCTTCCATTGGTACTAGTTCAGTAACATACATGGTAGGTGTTGGGAATTGCATTGTAACTAAATCGGAAACCGTTTCAGTTTCTAAATTTTATTCTCCTGCACTTTCATCAGGAGTGAGTACATTATGTGTGCAAGATCCTTTATTTAACTTGATGAACATTCCTCAATTCACCGTTTCCGGATCCTGGGCTGGACCGCAGGTTGATAGCCTTAATCGCTTTAGTCCGTTTGGTCTCCCTACAGGCACATATGGCTTAACTTACAACACAAGATCTCTGCCTAATTATACAGTTTGTCCGGCTTCTACAGTTTTAATTGTTCCAGTTTTTAATCCTCCAGTACCAGTTATCACTTCTATAAATCCACGTTGTACTAATTCGGGTACAATTGCTCTAACGGCAAATCCGCCTAACGGTGTTTGGTCTGGCGTTTCTGGAATTTCTCCAACAGGTATTCAAACACCTTCTGCTAATCCGATAGGAACCAACACAGTTATTTATACTGCTGGTTTAGGAACCTGTGTTGTAAGTTCTTCCAAAATATTTCATGTTTCACAATTTAATACAGCTGCTTTAACAGGAACAGTCCCACATTTGTGCGTAACGGGTGCTCCGGTAAATCTTATGAGCATTGTTCAAAGTACAACGGGTGCTTGGACAGCTGTGGCACCTACACCATCGATTAGCGTTGGTAGTAACTTTTTTAATCCAGTTGGTTTGGCAACAGCTATATATACGGTTTTATATACCAACCCATCCTCTCCCAATCCAACTTTATGTGTTGATGCGAGTAGTATTCAGATTTCAGTTTTAAATCCCGCTGTACCAAATATTGGAATAGCTGGTCCTTTTTGTTCAACACAAGATCCTGTGCAATTGACGGTTAGCCCTGCTATCGGCCATTGGGTGGCGTCCTACTTTTTATCAGCCAACGGAACTTTTTCACCCGCGTTAAGTCCGGTTGGAAATAATACAGTGCAATATGTTATTGGCACAAATACATGTAACGTTATACAAAGTAGAATTATTAGTACAGAGGCATTCGTAACCGCGAAAATTACCGGAAGTCTTGGACCGCAATGTACTACTGGTCAACCGACAAATTTGTTACCCCTAGCATTAAGTAATAGCGGAACGTGGATTGGTCCTGGTATTAGCGGAACAAGTTTTAATCCCGGATTAAGCGGTGCGGGACAGTTTACAGTCACTTACAATACTTCCTCCATTCCGAGTGGTTTGTGTCCAGATAAATCGATATTGAGTGTTGAGGTGTTCTCTCTTGCAACACCTGTTATAACAAAAGTAGACCCTCTGTGTAATAATTCCCTGCCTATAAAACTTAATGTGAACCCTGTTGGTGGCTTTTTTGGAGGTGGTATGATTGGAGCAATTTCAAACAGTGGCGTATTTAATCCTGCTATAGCTGGTATTGGTGATAATATTATTAGTTATAGTATTTCCTCGGGACCTTGTATTGCATTTACACAAGCGCATATCGAAGTAGACAAATTTGTTCCTGCTGATTTTGAAAAATATGCTGAAACATATTATTGTTCGAATAGAGCGCCGTTTAATTTAAATAGTTTGGTTCAAAATCCCGGTGGTGCTTGGTACAGCAACAGTCCCGGTTGGGATGGTGGGATTATGTTCGATCCTTTTAAAGCTTATGAAGGTTCGAATACATTTACTTACCAAACGCATTCGGCTGTTTATCATTTGCTTTGTCCTGATGCCAAAACTGTAAGTATTCAGGTTAAAAATATTCCGCCGGTAACGGCCTCGTCGAGTAAAACTATTGGTTGTTTGCCGCTTGATGTGATTCTCACCTCTCCTCAAAATGGAGAGGCAATAATAGGTTATTGGTCAATAAACGACGGCACAGATTCACAGGAAGGGTTCACCACGAACCATGTTTTTACAAGCGCAGGATCTTATACACCTGTGTATACATATATCGATACCCAAGCAAAAGGATGCTCTACTCAGGTTATTTTAAGTCCAATTGAAGTGTACGAGTCTCCCAAGGCCGATTTTATTTTCCCTCCTGACGAGATAACAATCGCAAATCCAGAAGTACAATTTACGAATACTAGTTCTTCACTCAGAGATAATAAATATACTTGGACAGTCCAAGGACTCAATCAACGTTATGAATTAAATCCACTTATTTATTTTCCACAAATAGGAAATTATAAAGTTACACTCACCGCAACTTCAGTTCATAATTGTAAAAATGAAATAACGAAGTACATAGAAGTTAAAAATGATTTTGCAGTTTATATTCCAAATTCATTCACACCAAATTACGATGGACTAAACGATAAATTTAAACCTGTTTTTTCTCTTTATGGATTAGATACTAAAAAATATAGATTCGAAATATTTGATCGCTGGGGACATTTATTATTTAGCACCACCGATGCGAATACTGGCTGGGATGGAACCATTCAAAACAAAGGTGAAGATCCTTTAAAAGAAGACACCTACATTTATAAATTGTCTTTCAAAGATCTTGAAGGACGCATTTACGATAAGTTTGGAAATGTAACTTTGCTTAAGTAG
- a CDS encoding response regulator transcription factor, whose product MDTVKTKILLVEDDPSLGPLLQEYLDAKGFETKLADDGKKGGDLFFKGSFDLLLLDVMMPIKDGLTLAKEIRVVDKNIPIIFLTAKSMKEDTIDGFNAGADDYITKPFSMEELLARVTAVLRRTNKVRSSEGEDIDFKVGTYQFNSEKQILQHNGVEQKLTTKESQLLRLLCIHKNDVLDRTFALKSIWHDDNYFNGRSMDVYIAKLRKYLKDDTKVEIINIHGKGFKLLVNQ is encoded by the coding sequence ATGGACACTGTTAAAACTAAAATCTTATTGGTAGAAGATGACCCAAGTCTTGGCCCCCTTTTGCAAGAGTATTTAGATGCAAAAGGTTTTGAAACAAAATTAGCTGATGATGGGAAAAAAGGCGGGGATTTATTTTTTAAAGGGAGTTTCGACCTTCTTTTATTAGATGTGATGATGCCAATTAAGGACGGTTTAACATTAGCGAAGGAAATTCGTGTGGTTGATAAAAACATTCCTATTATTTTTCTGACTGCCAAAAGCATGAAAGAAGATACCATTGATGGGTTTAATGCCGGTGCCGACGATTATATTACCAAGCCTTTCAGTATGGAAGAATTATTGGCGCGAGTAACGGCAGTATTGCGTCGTACAAACAAAGTACGTTCTTCAGAAGGCGAAGACATCGACTTTAAAGTAGGTACTTACCAGTTTAATTCTGAAAAACAAATTTTACAACACAATGGCGTTGAACAAAAATTGACGACAAAAGAAAGTCAGTTGTTACGTTTATTATGCATTCATAAAAACGATGTATTAGATAGAACGTTTGCTTTAAAATCTATTTGGCACGACGATAATTATTTTAACGGTCGTAGTATGGATGTTTACATTGCAAAGCTTCGTAAATATTTAAAAGACGATACTAAGGTTGAAATTATTAATATTCACGGTAAAGGATTTAAATTATTGGTGAATCAGTAA
- a CDS encoding sensor histidine kinase, whose amino-acid sequence MNKKVFTFISISFSLALLVLICFQIYWIRKDYLVREELFKNKVDGVLNITSARLAKLDPRSKHTKITERIQGINIPDFKGSENLGFSVKSELSIDSNGRQFYRYTQKNLTSDSSIKFDASATNFLNSIREQSRLQSSQNNDLFNKTNDRVSLFDITTTRNYYDRKQKTDTLLLDSILQTELKKEKITAKYDYYLTSLFPGSPHHSDLQHAENMSDSLGIEHYMVNLAPDNSFIDPEYLILYFPAQNRDIFKEMWPFLITSVVVILILTFSFYYIMVSNLRQKKLSIIKNDFISNMTHEFKTPISTISLASEMLGDESISQTPEKKHRYIKMIRDENKRLSVLVESILQTSILDKGEFKLKLSEVDIHEIINTAINNTHLLINQRQGSVNTFLKAQKFKLQADRVHLTNIIFNLIDNAIKYSLDVPEITISTYNTAEGIMIQVKDNGMGISKENQRKIFDKFYRVPTGNVHNVKGFGLGLSYVLAVILKHGGTISVNSEVGKGSTFNVHLPI is encoded by the coding sequence ATGAACAAGAAGGTTTTTACGTTTATTTCCATATCCTTTTCTTTGGCACTTTTGGTTTTAATTTGTTTTCAGATTTACTGGATTCGTAAAGACTATTTGGTTAGAGAAGAACTTTTTAAAAATAAGGTTGATGGTGTTTTAAACATTACCAGCGCAAGATTGGCTAAACTTGATCCCCGTTCTAAACATACTAAAATCACCGAGCGTATTCAAGGTATAAATATTCCTGATTTTAAAGGCAGCGAAAATCTTGGTTTTAGTGTTAAATCAGAATTGAGTATTGATAGTAACGGCCGGCAGTTTTACCGCTACACACAAAAAAATCTTACCAGCGATTCCTCCATTAAATTTGATGCTTCAGCAACTAATTTTTTAAATTCCATTCGTGAACAATCGCGCTTGCAATCTTCGCAAAACAACGATTTGTTTAATAAAACAAACGACCGTGTTAGTCTTTTTGATATTACCACTACCCGAAATTATTACGACCGCAAACAAAAAACAGATACCCTGTTATTAGATTCTATCTTGCAAACTGAATTAAAAAAAGAAAAAATTACCGCCAAGTACGATTATTATCTAACATCGCTGTTCCCTGGAAGTCCTCACCACAGTGACTTACAACATGCCGAAAACATGTCTGATTCCTTAGGGATAGAACATTACATGGTTAACCTTGCTCCAGATAATAGTTTTATCGATCCTGAATATTTAATACTTTATTTTCCTGCTCAAAACAGAGACATCTTTAAAGAGATGTGGCCCTTTTTAATTACTTCGGTTGTTGTAATTCTCATTCTTACGTTTTCATTTTATTACATCATGGTGAGTAATCTTAGACAGAAAAAATTATCGATCATTAAGAACGATTTTATCAGTAACATGACCCACGAATTCAAAACACCTATCAGTACTATTTCATTGGCTAGTGAAATGTTGGGCGACGAAAGTATCTCTCAGACTCCTGAAAAAAAACACCGTTACATCAAAATGATTCGTGATGAAAACAAACGTTTAAGTGTGTTAGTTGAAAGTATCTTACAAACATCTATTTTAGATAAAGGTGAGTTCAAATTAAAATTAAGTGAAGTTGACATTCATGAAATAATTAATACAGCAATTAACAATACCCATTTGTTAATTAATCAAAGACAAGGTTCCGTAAATACATTTTTAAAAGCTCAAAAATTTAAACTGCAAGCAGACCGTGTTCATTTAACCAACATTATTTTCAATTTAATTGATAATGCCATTAAATATTCACTTGATGTTCCTGAAATAACAATTTCCACTTATAACACAGCGGAAGGAATTATGATTCAGGTAAAAGACAACGGAATGGGCATTTCAAAAGAAAATCAACGTAAAATATTCGATAAATTCTACCGTGTTCCTACTGGAAATGTGCATAATGTAAAAGGCTTCGGACTAGGCCTATCGTACGTTCTAGCCGTTATTCTTAAACATGGTGGAACCATTTCGGTAAACAGTGAAGTAGGTAAGGGAAGTACGTTTAATGTACATTTGCCAATTTGA
- a CDS encoding dihydrolipoyl dehydrogenase family protein, producing MEHYDLIVIGGGPSGYAGAMRAIDFGKKVLLIEKRRIGGAGVYDGVLTSKTLWEQALKTASIREMIPDYEVNFESLKKIVDEAVYERKTQMTLHLKLLDSLSKKLFTYEKGSAYILDKKTIRITKEDGKTKEVSADNILIATGSRPRIPNNIEVDEQHIVTSDGIKNFTSLPESMVVLGAGVIGCEFATIFSALGKTKVFLIDKADRILPFEDEDVAEVVTTNLELQGAKVHHGASLKRMEIKNGKVEYELEYKDGKTEVLTVSKALISVGRVPNVENIGLENAGVKLNERGSIWDDDTQTNISNIYVAGDVTTEVALVNVGEREARHAVVRMFGPTVKPLSYKNISTIMFLNPEVASVGMSEQECVAKNIPHKVVKLDYTVNARAIAMRKTTGFFKIIVTNDNGMRILGMRVVGEHASSAIQGVAYLIHTNQGIRDLADMMHPHPSITEGVQECLRMLLNKSIYKPYVFKDRLKCYVCENGVCTPIESLV from the coding sequence ATGGAGCATTACGATCTTATTGTTATTGGTGGTGGCCCTAGCGGATATGCGGGTGCCATGCGAGCCATAGATTTTGGCAAAAAAGTACTGCTAATTGAAAAAAGGCGAATTGGAGGAGCCGGTGTATACGACGGCGTTTTGACCTCAAAAACACTTTGGGAACAGGCCTTAAAAACCGCTTCCATTCGTGAAATGATTCCTGATTACGAAGTCAATTTTGAAAGCTTAAAGAAAATAGTAGACGAAGCGGTTTACGAGCGTAAAACCCAAATGACTCTGCATCTAAAACTACTCGATAGTCTTTCTAAAAAGCTCTTTACTTACGAAAAAGGTTCTGCTTACATTCTCGATAAAAAAACAATCAGAATAACTAAAGAGGACGGTAAAACTAAAGAAGTAAGTGCTGATAATATTTTAATTGCTACAGGTAGTCGGCCTAGAATACCTAATAATATTGAAGTAGACGAACAACACATAGTAACATCGGATGGAATAAAAAATTTCACATCCTTACCAGAAAGCATGGTAGTACTTGGTGCTGGTGTTATTGGTTGCGAATTCGCCACGATTTTTTCTGCTCTTGGAAAAACAAAGGTATTTTTAATTGATAAGGCTGATCGAATTTTGCCTTTTGAAGACGAGGATGTTGCGGAAGTTGTTACAACAAACCTGGAATTACAAGGAGCCAAAGTTCACCACGGTGCTTCGCTCAAACGAATGGAGATTAAAAATGGAAAGGTTGAATATGAACTCGAATACAAAGATGGTAAAACTGAAGTTTTAACTGTAAGTAAGGCACTTATTTCGGTTGGGCGTGTTCCTAATGTAGAAAATATTGGACTTGAAAACGCTGGCGTTAAGCTAAATGAGCGCGGTTCTATTTGGGACGATGACACGCAAACAAATATTAGTAACATATATGTTGCAGGTGATGTAACCACAGAGGTAGCACTTGTAAATGTGGGTGAAAGAGAGGCAAGGCATGCAGTTGTGAGAATGTTTGGTCCAACAGTAAAACCACTATCTTATAAGAACATAAGTACCATTATGTTTTTAAACCCGGAGGTTGCCTCTGTAGGAATGAGTGAGCAAGAATGTGTTGCCAAAAACATACCACACAAAGTAGTTAAACTGGATTATACTGTTAATGCCCGTGCCATTGCCATGCGCAAAACAACCGGTTTTTTTAAAATTATAGTAACCAACGATAACGGTATGCGAATACTTGGCATGCGGGTGGTTGGAGAACATGCCAGTAGCGCCATTCAAGGTGTCGCTTATCTAATACATACCAATCAGGGTATAAGAGATTTGGCCGACATGATGCATCCACACCCGAGTATTACAGAGGGTGTTCAGGAATGTTTGAGAATGCTATTAAATAAATCTATTTACAAGCCTTATGTTTTTAAAGACAGGTTGAAGTGTTACGTCTGCGAAAACGGCGTTTGTACACCGATTGAAAGCTTAGTTTAA
- a CDS encoding YceI family protein yields MSDLKGVYIVDGAHSSVAFSIKHVISDTRGTISPDSGVVNFDGANSKIYIRLDMNSINTQNNMRDGHLKEKADFFDVAKHKKAVFESTSVVENNEGEFAYTAHGKLTIKGITKDVDLNFNYVGSTDGSSYASGKEVPATIAGFNGKTSINRKDFEINGGGASEEVKIEVTLEAAQEKAN; encoded by the coding sequence ATGTCTGATCTTAAAGGTGTTTATATAGTTGATGGTGCACACTCCTCTGTAGCATTCAGTATTAAACATGTTATCAGCGACACGCGCGGTACTATTAGTCCTGACAGCGGTGTAGTTAATTTTGATGGAGCTAATTCTAAAATCTATATTCGTTTAGATATGAATTCGATCAATACTCAAAATAATATGCGTGATGGTCATTTAAAAGAAAAAGCAGATTTCTTTGATGTTGCAAAACATAAAAAAGCTGTTTTTGAATCGACTAGTGTGGTTGAAAATAATGAAGGAGAGTTCGCTTACACGGCGCATGGTAAACTTACCATTAAAGGCATCACTAAAGACGTAGACCTTAATTTTAATTATGTTGGTTCTACAGATGGCAGCAGTTATGCAAGTGGTAAAGAAGTTCCAGCAACCATTGCAGGGTTTAATGGTAAAACATCGATTAACCGCAAAGATTTTGAAATAAATGGTGGCGGTGCTTCAGAAGAAGTTAAAATAGAAGTAACATTAGAAGCGGCTCAGGAAAAAGCAAACTAG
- a CDS encoding T9SS type A sorting domain-containing protein produces MKRTFLYLFLTFLSTGSIQAQCVQTCSNYIAFPTTFTTYQTFGTNVTNSFSPNADDGYTAPVPIGFNFNFYCTTYNNLLIYSNGLIQFNIGVPSTFPSGYDAAQYIPNPSVPTILNGIVALRMDDLDPSVGGTVTYATIGVTPNQMFVVTYSNVPLFGNSTLLYSGQIVLHETTNDIDIISISSPQSPNYATLGIENETGTLGLSYTVTSGSSNMPLNQAYWAQTNTAYRFSPVTPQPPSSLTGNTVLCQGDPANYQASFITSATAYNWSLPAGWSGTSTLSSLSGYAGASGGVSVSATYSCGTSVPTVINVTVNQAPVVAINSIAPPIICSGKTITITTSGAISYTINPGGIPSTATTLTDMPVTTTIYTLTGTAPNGCISVNNPTTTVTVLETPVITVNSGTMCLGETFTVMPNGAPNYLIAGLPFGTSTPLVAGQYSYVVTGTGTNGCVSAPVVSSFTVFNLPNVGASASRSVMCTKESVILMASGADTYSWSSSSSSNATISVSPVTTTLYFVVGTDLQGCASSQSVALQVKPCTGLNELSSNGVIDVKIFPNPTNGNFDVTLNSLNEKTVIEIYNALGQLLVSEKINSLVTEFNLNSQSSGLYYVMVKNSAEQKTQIIKLIKQ; encoded by the coding sequence ATGAAAAGAACATTCCTCTATCTTTTTTTAACGTTTTTGTCGACAGGGTCTATACAAGCCCAATGCGTTCAAACGTGTTCAAATTACATTGCATTTCCAACGACATTTACAACCTACCAGACTTTTGGTACTAATGTTACAAATTCGTTTTCACCAAATGCAGACGATGGCTACACCGCTCCTGTGCCCATTGGATTCAATTTTAATTTTTATTGTACAACTTACAACAACCTACTAATTTATAGCAATGGTTTAATCCAATTCAATATTGGCGTTCCGTCTACATTTCCTTCGGGATATGACGCGGCCCAATACATTCCCAATCCATCAGTTCCTACCATTCTAAATGGCATTGTAGCTCTCAGAATGGATGATTTGGACCCATCTGTCGGAGGTACTGTTACGTACGCCACAATAGGTGTTACTCCGAATCAAATGTTTGTGGTGACTTATAGCAACGTACCCTTATTCGGAAACTCCACTTTACTTTATTCAGGACAAATAGTGCTTCACGAAACAACGAACGATATTGACATCATTAGTATTAGTTCTCCACAAAGTCCAAATTACGCGACGCTTGGCATTGAAAATGAAACTGGAACATTAGGACTCTCTTATACGGTTACATCAGGCTCTTCCAATATGCCTCTCAATCAGGCCTATTGGGCACAAACAAACACAGCGTACAGATTCTCTCCTGTTACACCGCAACCGCCATCATCACTCACGGGAAATACAGTTTTATGCCAAGGTGATCCAGCCAACTATCAAGCAAGTTTTATTACAAGCGCAACTGCTTATAATTGGTCGTTACCTGCAGGCTGGTCCGGCACAAGCACACTGAGTTCACTTTCAGGGTATGCTGGTGCAAGTGGTGGCGTTTCTGTAAGCGCTACTTATAGTTGTGGAACGTCCGTGCCTACGGTAATAAACGTTACTGTAAATCAGGCGCCGGTAGTTGCTATAAATTCAATAGCCCCACCAATAATTTGTTCTGGCAAAACTATCACTATCACCACATCTGGCGCAATTTCCTACACTATAAATCCAGGTGGCATTCCAAGTACGGCAACAACACTAACAGACATGCCGGTTACAACGACTATATATACCTTAACTGGCACGGCTCCAAACGGATGTATCTCTGTTAACAATCCTACAACCACAGTTACCGTTTTAGAAACTCCAGTTATAACAGTTAATAGCGGCACTATGTGTTTAGGAGAAACGTTTACAGTGATGCCAAATGGCGCTCCAAATTATTTGATAGCTGGCTTACCTTTTGGCACTTCAACTCCTCTTGTCGCCGGGCAATATAGTTACGTAGTTACAGGAACGGGCACAAATGGATGTGTTAGTGCACCCGTCGTGAGCTCTTTCACCGTATTTAACCTTCCAAATGTTGGCGCATCTGCTTCAAGATCGGTTATGTGTACCAAAGAATCTGTAATTTTAATGGCATCGGGAGCTGATACCTATTCATGGAGTTCTTCTTCTTCTTCAAACGCTACAATTTCCGTTAGCCCTGTTACAACAACTTTATACTTCGTCGTAGGAACAGATTTACAAGGATGCGCAAGTTCGCAATCGGTGGCACTTCAGGTAAAACCATGTACAGGTTTAAATGAGCTTTCATCAAATGGGGTTATAGATGTGAAAATATTTCCAAACCCTACGAATGGAAATTTTGATGTAACATTAAATTCACTAAATGAAAAAACCGTTATCGAGATTTACAATGCTCTAGGGCAATTACTAGTCTCAGAAAAAATAAATTCACTTGTAACGGAATTTAATCTAAATAGCCAAAGTAGCGGTTTGTATTATGTTATGGTGAAAAACTCCGCAGAGCAGAAAACGCAAATCATTAAACTAATAAAACAATAA
- a CDS encoding exodeoxyribonuclease III, producing the protein MRIITYNVNGIRAAMSKGFIDWMREINPDVLCLQEIKASPEQVGVFELEEMGYKHYWYPAQKKGYSGVAIFTKKEPLRVTYGCGIKEYDDEGRILRVDFEDVSVMSVYHPSGSSGDLRQAFKMKWLSDFNNYIHELKKTIPNLVLSGDFNICHKAIDIHNPKSNANTSGFLPEEREWMEQFINSGFIDTFRHFNQEPHQYSWWSYRAGARSKNLGWRIDYNLSSKNLKERLQRSEILPDAKHSDHCPVLLEIRDIV; encoded by the coding sequence ATGCGAATAATTACCTACAATGTGAATGGCATACGTGCTGCAATGAGCAAGGGCTTTATAGACTGGATGCGTGAGATTAATCCAGATGTTTTATGTTTGCAAGAAATAAAAGCAAGTCCCGAACAAGTTGGTGTATTTGAGTTAGAAGAAATGGGTTATAAACACTACTGGTATCCGGCACAAAAAAAGGGATACAGCGGAGTTGCTATTTTTACTAAAAAAGAACCGCTTCGGGTAACCTACGGTTGTGGAATAAAAGAATACGATGATGAAGGACGTATATTGCGCGTGGATTTTGAAGATGTTTCAGTGATGAGTGTCTACCATCCCAGTGGCAGTAGTGGTGATCTTCGTCAGGCTTTTAAAATGAAATGGTTAAGCGACTTTAATAACTATATTCATGAGTTAAAAAAAACGATTCCGAATCTTGTTCTTAGTGGTGATTTTAACATTTGCCACAAAGCAATTGATATTCATAATCCAAAATCGAATGCAAATACAAGTGGCTTCTTACCTGAAGAACGCGAGTGGATGGAGCAATTTATTAACTCAGGTTTTATCGACACTTTTAGGCATTTTAATCAAGAACCGCATCAATACAGCTGGTGGAGCTACAGAGCGGGAGCACGCTCAAAAAATTTAGGATGGCGGATTGATTATAATTTAAGCAGCAAAAATCTAAAAGAACGACTTCAAAGATCTGAAATTCTACCTGACGCAAAGCATAGTGATCACTGCCCCGTCCTTCTCGAAATTCGAGACATTGTCTAA